In Thalassospira marina, the following are encoded in one genomic region:
- a CDS encoding type VI secretion system domain-containing protein: MKFPVEQILASIPGPDREFGEIDDDIQEALDQIDNELMKRGTLNAESLDWDAVAEQAAAVLARCAHLKGFHAAVLALTNQPASADLAKAFALSTYLFAQAWQEMHPKSKRAGRLRDVWIGDIIGNLASGVEYVCKAERTLPDESRAKALALVELASPHGIDVSALSDALQAAKTPPPPQSEKQSGGGGGEFVSRELNARDRAVLRKDIRSVADRITQFDPDAPVAYLMRGYAAWLEHKSLPENTDGVTQQQAMPAFILDEHKAAASDPDAAKLAKLEDRLYMSPDWFEGQKIAERMARKLGHEAVANAIAQRSAERVLSLPGLDKLQYANNKPYVSPEIAQWLANVGSALAKGKGKAGGAGKGAVDDIPDDDDMDDAGSKKPSLEDALRVADDAVAKSASGRETVLAKFALAKEMATHGLKSHARLIFDEILHEFGVAKLGEWDKALLREVQQERSRVG; the protein is encoded by the coding sequence ATGAAGTTTCCGGTTGAACAAATCCTTGCCAGTATTCCCGGCCCGGACCGGGAATTTGGCGAAATTGATGACGACATTCAGGAAGCGCTTGATCAGATCGATAATGAACTGATGAAGCGCGGCACTCTGAATGCCGAAAGCCTGGACTGGGATGCCGTTGCCGAACAGGCCGCGGCGGTCCTTGCCCGCTGTGCCCATCTGAAGGGGTTTCATGCGGCGGTTCTGGCACTGACAAACCAGCCGGCATCGGCCGACCTGGCAAAGGCCTTTGCGCTTTCGACCTATCTGTTTGCCCAAGCCTGGCAGGAAATGCACCCCAAATCCAAGCGGGCCGGGCGCCTGCGCGATGTCTGGATTGGCGATATTATCGGCAATCTGGCATCGGGGGTCGAATATGTCTGCAAGGCCGAACGCACCCTGCCCGATGAAAGCCGCGCCAAGGCCCTGGCACTGGTCGAACTGGCATCGCCGCATGGCATTGATGTCAGCGCGCTAAGCGATGCTTTGCAGGCTGCCAAAACACCGCCGCCACCACAGAGCGAAAAACAGTCTGGCGGGGGTGGGGGCGAATTTGTCTCGCGCGAGCTTAATGCCCGCGACCGTGCCGTTTTGCGCAAGGATATTCGATCGGTTGCGGATCGGATTACCCAGTTTGACCCGGATGCGCCTGTCGCCTATCTGATGCGCGGTTATGCCGCCTGGCTTGAACATAAATCCCTGCCTGAAAACACCGATGGCGTGACCCAACAGCAGGCCATGCCGGCCTTTATCCTTGATGAACACAAGGCCGCCGCCAGCGACCCGGATGCGGCAAAACTCGCCAAGCTGGAAGACCGCCTTTATATGAGCCCCGACTGGTTTGAAGGCCAGAAAATTGCTGAACGCATGGCCCGCAAGCTTGGCCATGAGGCGGTGGCCAATGCCATTGCCCAGCGATCAGCGGAACGGGTTTTGTCCCTGCCGGGGCTTGATAAGCTGCAATATGCCAATAACAAACCCTATGTTTCGCCCGAAATTGCGCAATGGCTGGCAAATGTTGGCTCTGCACTGGCGAAGGGTAAAGGGAAGGCTGGCGGTGCGGGTAAAGGGGCTGTTGATGATATCCCCGATGACGATGACATGGATGATGCCGGCAGTAAAAAGCCCAGCCTGGAAGATGCCCTGCGCGTGGCCGATGATGCGGTAGCCAAAAGCGCATCGGGACGGGAAACCGTTCTGGCGAAATTTGCGCTGGCAAAGGAAATGGCGACCCATGGCCTTAAAAGCCATGCCCGCCTGATTTTTGATGAAATTCTGCACGAATTTGGTGTCGCCAAACTGGGCGAATGGGACAAGGCCCTGCTGCGCGAGGTGCAGCAGGAACGAAGCCGCGTTGGCTAG
- a CDS encoding DUF4123 domain-containing protein: MSVDLISDAVATTEPWLAQCHFVRVPETGADGGNGDKPAGSNGAPDTAIQDDDPFAFAAETNDHCKGLVAVLTGGREDFEAALEKFLGDQPLKLLWCEDIMPATRWMMRYPKDKFAVELARMVHDYRPVEIGPLSTADGGIQGEHADAIWADLKENITPLDDQFGVWPRKNVPDDLADILFGDIDKTGKTGLATYAVIDASKMRHLAENLASSGLEYRCLFTGEAGENLGDVAPYLVKLDRENRFSSDLLSKGDRPWQHWDSEAALFVRSAAGFDDIWRHMRKFTKIRDAGDKWFFLRFWDRMFVHYLHEHPKGPFPDGFFREIDVVIAPHKEGAVRIVGKTGHDATASEPFFETFSAFVAGNKRNGFIDRVAAFFAAKYEEKPENDVLISQYQRARQLTMVSELAVLKTMEAQFLLHRAGKSADALDTDAIPDFDNMSDVHRADALLEQATNMASD; encoded by the coding sequence ATGTCAGTTGATCTGATTAGTGATGCCGTCGCAACGACCGAACCCTGGCTGGCCCAGTGCCATTTTGTGCGCGTCCCTGAAACAGGCGCGGATGGTGGCAATGGGGATAAACCGGCGGGCAGCAACGGTGCGCCTGACACTGCAATACAGGATGACGACCCGTTTGCCTTTGCCGCTGAAACCAATGATCACTGCAAAGGCCTTGTGGCGGTTCTGACCGGGGGCCGCGAAGATTTTGAAGCCGCGCTGGAAAAATTTTTAGGTGATCAGCCATTAAAATTGCTGTGGTGCGAAGATATCATGCCCGCCACACGCTGGATGATGCGCTATCCCAAGGATAAATTCGCCGTTGAACTGGCGCGCATGGTGCACGATTACCGCCCGGTTGAAATTGGCCCGCTTAGCACAGCGGATGGCGGTATTCAGGGCGAACATGCCGATGCCATCTGGGCAGATCTTAAAGAAAACATCACGCCACTTGATGACCAGTTTGGTGTCTGGCCGCGCAAAAATGTGCCCGATGATCTGGCCGATATCCTTTTTGGCGACATTGATAAAACCGGCAAAACCGGCCTTGCCACCTATGCGGTGATTGATGCTTCGAAAATGCGGCATCTGGCCGAAAATCTTGCGTCCTCCGGGCTGGAATATCGCTGCCTGTTTACCGGCGAAGCGGGCGAAAACCTGGGTGATGTTGCGCCCTATCTGGTGAAGCTTGATCGCGAGAACCGCTTTAGCAGTGATCTTCTGTCCAAGGGCGATCGTCCCTGGCAGCATTGGGATAGCGAGGCCGCCCTGTTTGTGCGCAGCGCTGCCGGGTTTGACGATATCTGGCGCCATATGCGCAAATTCACCAAAATTCGCGATGCCGGTGACAAATGGTTTTTCCTGCGCTTTTGGGACCGCATGTTTGTGCATTACCTTCATGAACATCCCAAGGGCCCGTTTCCTGATGGTTTCTTTCGCGAAATAGACGTGGTTATCGCCCCGCATAAAGAAGGGGCCGTGCGCATTGTTGGTAAAACCGGCCATGATGCCACTGCCAGCGAACCGTTTTTTGAAACCTTCAGTGCCTTTGTTGCCGGTAACAAACGTAATGGCTTCATCGACCGGGTGGCGGCGTTTTTCGCCGCGAAATACGAAGAAAAGCCCGAAAATGATGTTCTGATCAGCCAGTATCAGCGGGCCCGGCAATTAACCATGGTTTCCGAACTGGCCGTTTTAAAAACCATGGAAGCCCAGTTTTTACTGCACCGTGCCGGTAAATCTGCCGATGCACTTGATACCGATGCAATCCCCGATTTTGACAATATGAGCGATGTCCACCGGGCCGACGCCCTGCTGGAACAGGCAACCAATATGGCGAGCGACTGA
- a CDS encoding WD40 repeat domain-containing protein, producing the protein MTRTGICTLTAVATVMMLSGCASPGSSIPQAGKTYTGPLSAEAEAKLRAKGYGMSDAERDKLKQIDRDRLAATFDFQKLGQPVESPFAGFGFVGAENMPYAVYRNGKAVTFTPEGTDTELEQVAPRLNGVMLAGKDMERIVGESPRGTMMSWNTADLSQQVVLRPQNSTFGLTNVYDVGAIADSPYLAMAVEGGRVELWDLAAGEMVEFTENKVSQPRQVMDGSAYDDVIYGTNRGEIEEWKPSVDTTRLYAHAGPVLDIASVGGRDLIVSSAKDGTVTIYDRKKGEIVHTLEFDTVVYNIEVSPDNRYAAIFQTFGSPYYIDFDAMESRRLYVGSGAHVTQGRFAKNGSLLLAREDNDVIRIWSTERNSLVAKIAPEQGGGIVGYDVSDALGLIAVATTEGNVEYWDLETGRYIRTAFHTDTPLVGVEISPDGTRAVVAQADGQLARWRVMADQPAQTFMFD; encoded by the coding sequence ATGACCAGAACCGGTATTTGTACTTTAACGGCTGTTGCAACGGTAATGATGCTTTCGGGCTGCGCCAGCCCGGGATCATCCATCCCCCAGGCGGGTAAAACCTATACCGGCCCGCTTAGCGCCGAGGCCGAGGCCAAATTGCGCGCCAAGGGCTATGGCATGTCGGATGCCGAACGCGACAAGCTCAAACAGATTGACCGGGACCGCCTTGCCGCCACGTTTGATTTCCAGAAACTGGGCCAGCCGGTTGAAAGCCCGTTTGCCGGTTTCGGGTTTGTCGGGGCGGAAAATATGCCCTATGCGGTTTATCGCAATGGCAAGGCCGTTACCTTTACCCCCGAAGGTACAGATACCGAACTTGAACAGGTTGCGCCGCGCCTGAACGGGGTGATGCTGGCGGGCAAGGATATGGAACGCATTGTTGGCGAAAGCCCGCGCGGCACCATGATGTCGTGGAACACCGCCGATCTGTCCCAGCAGGTGGTTTTACGCCCGCAAAACAGCACCTTTGGCCTGACCAATGTTTATGATGTGGGGGCCATTGCGGATTCACCCTATCTGGCGATGGCGGTTGAAGGTGGCCGGGTTGAATTGTGGGATCTTGCGGCAGGTGAGATGGTTGAATTCACCGAAAACAAGGTTTCCCAGCCCCGCCAGGTGATGGATGGCAGCGCCTATGATGATGTCATTTATGGCACCAATCGCGGCGAGATCGAAGAATGGAAACCATCGGTCGATACCACCCGTCTTTATGCCCATGCGGGTCCTGTTCTTGATATCGCCAGTGTTGGCGGGCGTGATCTGATCGTATCATCGGCCAAGGATGGCACGGTTACGATCTATGATCGCAAGAAAGGCGAAATCGTCCATACCCTGGAATTTGATACCGTTGTTTATAACATCGAAGTATCGCCTGACAACCGCTATGCCGCGATTTTCCAGACATTCGGATCGCCCTATTATATCGACTTTGATGCCATGGAATCCCGCCGTCTTTATGTAGGTTCGGGCGCGCATGTGACGCAGGGTCGCTTTGCCAAAAATGGCAGCCTGCTTCTGGCACGCGAAGATAATGATGTGATCCGTATCTGGAGCACGGAACGCAACAGTCTGGTTGCCAAAATTGCCCCGGAGCAGGGTGGCGGTATTGTCGGCTATGATGTGTCCGATGCCCTGGGTCTGATTGCAGTGGCAACGACCGAAGGCAATGTTGAATATTGGGACCTGGAAACCGGCCGTTATATTCGCACAGCTTTCCACACCGATACGCCGCTGGTGGGTGTTGAAATCAGCCCCGATGGCACGCGTGCCGTTGTTGCACAGGCCGATGGGCAGCTTGCCCGCTGGCGCGTGATGGCGGACCAGCCGGCACAAACTTTCATGTTTGACTGA
- the tssM gene encoding type VI secretion system membrane subunit TssM produces MVRRLFNILKKLLRPLVLVAVFSLIMAPVIYFFGERIGTHGVYPFKDEGIRFVVSAGLLILSICLFLFMAIRAVVRWWLARRNASSRQPSEEEMEKTAMAAVFDRAMTVIRNRWSGEGRGVYSLPWYLVLGQSGSGKTSLIENGDLRFPIDHEIELDLRELPPRQANHFFSWRVAGNEAVLLDLNGDYFRPQQRRSSVENALWDAFLSNLQRVRPRRPINGIVLAIDLSEFMGMSFNQRENYALEIRRIINDAVDRLGTRMTIHLAFTKLDQVAGFADYFATLSAADREMLYGFHFLYEGRHTPEWLDQFDKQYSEYLDRLHLRLKKRVLELKSANSRQEAFSFYRTFLGLEAPLRSFLEGALSPDKFTTPPLVRGLYFFSNRQENAPRNVFLEAVGQRYALPAPLYGTSQNTSYPYFVTSFLKKVVFPEAGLAGNNFRVEERYRKRILMSFGIGAAACIVGAFYWNDRYQINMERAQDVLAKTEAFSKAAARASLDPTGKQYLQPLNELRAAIDEFGDYRDVGPVQAQLTLYQGRDIGPIIDRAYNYELHREFAPALVAGLARNLRSVCPKGGDKELDYLRVYRMMAEMDGRDNAIVDGYFNQLWDTRLKREPQIREQLAAHLDYMLDRNPQAYEVDANLVAQAQRDLSQQTPFRRVYRTIRSRTTQQLSKPLELPIAAGAPFNVVYQPVDLEQDQAAVETEGNGLAAARDCSVQSVSDPDQGPFEIPRFFTKKQYHAMFVPQLEQVAKVAGDDLWVLGKLETSTITEADYDDIRNRVRESYVNDYIGSWKHGLNSMQVRPFVDIKQATEILHTLADGNNPIRRVAELVRDNSVLYEPKEAASGEDGENLADQVDFDTPEDPNRVAARDIKREFADIREMLADRPDGGPSNMDEIEDALGSVYQYMKAVRDASDPNTRSLELAIERAKLAGDDPIFVLERVAERTPAPFGEHLQSVANQSWGVIMRGASVALGRKWHDQVYGAYQRLIAGKYPFNRKSGNDLPLKDFEEFFRPGGILDAFYKQELLTFVDENSGKPKVIDGQSITVDRNFTTQLRAAMNITKSFFNQTGDLSVEFSVAPAGMNANISRAVLNFEGQLVVSSHGPSRPITVFWPNIIDGPASSRVDMSALSGSGRSMAKQFDGPWSFLHLYDAAKKSNLGNNSVDITFANANGQTATFRVRPEARVNAFFNSPLSGFSLPRNLHGGLSS; encoded by the coding sequence ATGGTTAGGCGATTATTCAATATTCTCAAAAAACTGCTGCGTCCGCTGGTACTGGTTGCAGTGTTCAGCCTGATTATGGCGCCGGTCATTTATTTCTTCGGCGAGCGTATCGGCACCCATGGCGTTTATCCCTTCAAGGATGAAGGCATCCGGTTTGTGGTATCGGCCGGGTTGCTTATTCTGTCCATTTGCCTGTTTCTTTTTATGGCCATTCGTGCGGTTGTGCGCTGGTGGCTGGCACGTCGCAATGCCAGCTCGCGCCAGCCGTCCGAGGAAGAAATGGAAAAAACCGCCATGGCGGCGGTCTTTGACCGGGCGATGACGGTGATCCGCAATCGCTGGTCAGGCGAGGGGCGTGGGGTTTACAGCCTGCCCTGGTATCTGGTGCTGGGCCAGTCAGGCAGCGGCAAAACCAGCCTGATCGAAAATGGCGATTTGCGCTTTCCGATTGACCATGAAATCGAACTTGATTTGCGCGAATTGCCGCCGCGTCAGGCCAACCATTTCTTTTCCTGGCGCGTTGCCGGTAACGAGGCTGTGCTGCTGGATTTGAATGGCGATTATTTCCGCCCGCAACAGCGCCGCTCATCGGTTGAAAATGCCCTGTGGGATGCGTTTTTAAGCAACTTGCAACGGGTGCGTCCGCGCCGCCCGATCAATGGTATCGTGCTGGCAATTGATTTGTCCGAATTTATGGGCATGTCCTTTAACCAGCGCGAAAACTATGCCTTGGAAATCCGTCGTATCATCAATGATGCTGTGGACCGCCTTGGCACCCGCATGACCATTCATCTTGCTTTCACCAAGCTCGACCAGGTTGCAGGCTTTGCCGATTATTTCGCAACGCTTAGCGCTGCTGATCGCGAAATGCTGTATGGCTTCCATTTCCTTTATGAAGGCCGCCATACCCCGGAATGGCTGGATCAGTTCGACAAACAATACAGCGAATATCTGGATCGTTTGCATCTGCGCCTGAAAAAACGGGTGCTGGAACTTAAATCCGCCAATAGCCGTCAGGAAGCCTTTTCGTTCTATCGAACCTTCCTGGGTCTGGAAGCACCTTTGCGGTCCTTCCTTGAGGGGGCATTATCGCCCGATAAATTTACAACGCCGCCGCTGGTGCGGGGATTGTATTTCTTCAGTAACCGTCAGGAAAATGCACCGCGCAACGTGTTCCTCGAAGCCGTTGGCCAGCGTTACGCCCTGCCAGCCCCGCTTTATGGCACCAGCCAGAACACGTCCTATCCTTATTTTGTGACGTCGTTCCTTAAAAAGGTGGTCTTCCCCGAAGCAGGCCTTGCCGGTAACAATTTCCGTGTAGAGGAACGCTATCGCAAACGTATTCTTATGTCGTTTGGTATTGGCGCGGCAGCCTGCATTGTTGGCGCGTTTTATTGGAATGACCGCTACCAGATCAATATGGAACGCGCGCAGGATGTGTTGGCAAAGACTGAAGCATTCAGCAAGGCTGCTGCCCGCGCCAGCCTTGATCCGACCGGCAAGCAATATTTGCAGCCGTTAAATGAACTGCGCGCCGCCATTGACGAATTTGGTGATTACCGCGATGTCGGGCCGGTGCAGGCACAATTGACCCTGTATCAGGGCCGCGATATTGGCCCGATCATTGACCGCGCCTATAATTACGAACTGCACCGCGAATTTGCACCGGCTCTGGTGGCCGGGCTGGCCCGTAACCTTCGTTCTGTCTGCCCCAAGGGTGGGGACAAGGAACTCGATTATCTGCGGGTCTATCGCATGATGGCCGAGATGGACGGGCGTGATAACGCCATTGTCGATGGCTATTTCAACCAGCTTTGGGATACGCGCCTGAAACGCGAACCGCAAATCCGCGAACAGCTGGCCGCCCACCTGGATTACATGCTGGACCGCAATCCCCAGGCTTACGAGGTTGATGCCAACCTGGTCGCCCAGGCGCAGCGTGACCTTAGCCAACAAACACCGTTCCGCCGTGTTTATCGCACGATACGATCGCGCACGACACAACAGCTTTCCAAACCGCTGGAACTGCCGATTGCGGCCGGGGCACCTTTTAACGTTGTTTATCAGCCGGTTGACCTTGAACAGGACCAAGCGGCCGTTGAAACCGAAGGCAATGGCCTGGCCGCAGCACGCGATTGCAGCGTACAAAGTGTCAGCGACCCGGATCAGGGACCGTTTGAAATTCCGCGGTTTTTCACCAAAAAGCAGTATCACGCCATGTTCGTGCCGCAGCTTGAACAGGTGGCAAAGGTTGCCGGTGATGATTTGTGGGTTCTGGGCAAGCTTGAAACCAGCACCATCACCGAGGCCGATTACGATGACATTCGCAACCGTGTCCGCGAAAGCTATGTGAATGATTATATCGGTTCATGGAAACACGGCCTGAATTCGATGCAGGTTCGCCCGTTTGTCGATATCAAACAGGCCACCGAAATCCTTCATACGCTGGCCGATGGCAATAACCCGATCCGCCGGGTTGCCGAACTGGTGCGTGATAATTCGGTTCTGTATGAACCCAAAGAAGCCGCCAGCGGTGAAGATGGCGAAAACCTTGCCGATCAGGTTGATTTTGATACGCCCGAAGATCCTAACCGGGTTGCCGCACGCGATATCAAACGCGAGTTCGCCGATATCCGCGAAATGCTGGCCGATCGCCCCGATGGCGGCCCGTCCAACATGGATGAAATCGAAGACGCGCTGGGGTCTGTCTACCAGTATATGAAGGCCGTACGCGATGCATCCGACCCCAATACAAGATCGCTTGAACTGGCCATTGAACGGGCCAAGCTTGCCGGTGATGACCCCATCTTTGTCCTTGAACGGGTGGCGGAACGGACACCTGCGCCCTTTGGCGAACATTTGCAGTCGGTTGCCAATCAGTCCTGGGGTGTGATCATGCGTGGGGCGTCGGTTGCGCTGGGTCGCAAATGGCACGATCAGGTTTATGGGGCCTATCAGCGGCTTATCGCGGGCAAGTATCCGTTTAACCGTAAATCCGGCAATGATTTGCCCCTGAAAGATTTTGAAGAATTTTTCCGTCCCGGTGGCATCCTTGATGCGTTCTACAAACAGGAATTGCTTACCTTTGTAGATGAAAACAGCGGAAAACCAAAAGTGATTGATGGTCAGTCCATTACGGTCGATCGCAACTTTACGACCCAGTTGCGTGCCGCAATGAACATCACCAAAAGCTTCTTTAACCAGACAGGTGATCTGTCGGTTGAATTCAGCGTCGCCCCGGCTGGCATGAATGCCAATATCAGCCGTGCGGTTCTGAATTTCGAGGGCCAGCTTGTTGTCAGCAGCCACGGCCCCAGCCGGCCGATCACGGTTTTCTGGCCCAACATTATCGATGGTCCGGCATCGTCCCGTGTTGATATGTCAGCACTTTCGGGTTCGGGGCGGTCAATGGCCAAACAGTTCGATGGGCCCTGGTCGTTCCTGCATCTTTATGACGCGGCCAAAAAATCGAACCTCGGTAATAATTCAGTTGACATCACCTTTGCCAATGCCAACGGCCAGACTGCGACATTCCGTGTTCGCCCGGAAGCCCGTGTGAATGCGTTTTTCAACAGTCCGCTCAGCGGCTTCTCATTGCCCAGAAATCTCCATGGGGGACTATCTTCATGA